A single genomic interval of Streptomyces sp. BA2 harbors:
- a CDS encoding cysteine dioxygenase, producing the protein MNSDSDLQIAGDILEVTHLLQPAREHPATVAEFVGLARTIAADRAQWAHLVEYDATSRWYHRLRTGPGYEVWLLSWVPGQGSGTHDHGRSSGVLTVLEGELTERTERGERALGAGAQRVFAPGYVHDVVNDALEPAVSLHIYYPGLTEMPMHAAQCGLRATVPAAGDVVTA; encoded by the coding sequence ATGAACAGCGACAGCGACCTCCAGATCGCCGGCGACATCCTCGAAGTCACGCACCTCCTGCAGCCCGCCCGCGAGCACCCGGCCACCGTGGCCGAGTTCGTCGGCCTGGCCCGCACCATCGCGGCCGACCGCGCGCAGTGGGCCCACCTCGTCGAGTACGACGCGACGAGCCGGTGGTACCACCGCCTGCGCACCGGGCCCGGATACGAGGTGTGGCTGCTCTCCTGGGTGCCCGGACAGGGCAGCGGGACGCACGACCACGGCCGCTCCTCCGGCGTACTGACCGTCCTGGAGGGCGAACTGACGGAGCGTACGGAGCGCGGGGAGCGCGCGCTCGGCGCCGGGGCCCAGCGCGTGTTCGCGCCCGGGTACGTCCACGACGTCGTCAACGACGCCCTGGAACCGGCCGTCAGCCTGCACATCTACTACCCCGGCCTGACCGAGATGCCGATGCACGCGGCGCAGTGCGGCCTGCGGGCCACCGTTCCGGCGGCCGGAGATGTCGTAACCGCCTGA
- a CDS encoding WhiB family transcriptional regulator: MTELVQELLVEDADEELGWQERALCAQTDPESFFPEKGGSTREAKKVCLACEVRSECLEYALANDERFGIWGGLSERERRRLKKAAV, from the coding sequence ATGACCGAGCTGGTTCAGGAACTGCTGGTCGAGGACGCGGACGAGGAACTCGGCTGGCAGGAGCGCGCCCTGTGCGCCCAGACCGACCCCGAGTCCTTCTTCCCCGAGAAGGGCGGCTCCACGCGAGAGGCCAAGAAGGTCTGCCTCGCCTGTGAGGTTCGCTCGGAATGCCTTGAGTACGCACTGGCGAACGACGAGCGGTTCGGTATCTGGGGCGGTCTTTCGGAGCGGGAACGCCGCCGACTGAAGAAGGCCGCCGTCTGA